One window of Streptomyces sp. FIT100 genomic DNA carries:
- the ftsX gene encoding permease-like cell division protein FtsX, giving the protein MRAQFVLSEIGVGLRRNLTMTFAVIVSVALSLALFGGALLMREQVSTMKDFWYDKVNVSIFLCNKNDAETDEKCSKGAVTAQQKEEIEADLGDMAVVEKVHHESADEAYKHYREQYGDTPIAATITPDQMQESFRVKLKDPEKYQVVATAFAGRDGVQSVQDQRNILQNLFDLMNGMNVAALFVMGLMLIIALMLIVNTVRVSAFSRRRETGIMRLVGASSFYIQMPFIMEAAFAGLLGGGVACVLLLLGRYFLIDNGLALANKMQLVNFIGWEAVITKLPLVLAIGLLMPALAAFIALRKYLKV; this is encoded by the coding sequence ATGCGCGCCCAGTTCGTACTCTCGGAGATCGGAGTCGGTCTCCGTCGCAATCTCACGATGACCTTCGCGGTCATCGTCTCCGTGGCCCTCTCGCTCGCCCTCTTCGGCGGTGCGCTGCTCATGCGCGAGCAGGTCAGCACCATGAAGGACTTCTGGTACGACAAGGTCAACGTCTCCATCTTCCTCTGCAACAAGAACGACGCGGAGACCGACGAGAAGTGCTCCAAGGGAGCCGTCACCGCCCAGCAGAAAGAGGAGATCGAGGCCGATCTCGGCGACATGGCCGTCGTGGAGAAGGTCCACCACGAGTCGGCCGACGAGGCGTACAAGCACTACCGGGAGCAGTACGGCGACACCCCGATCGCCGCGACCATCACCCCGGACCAGATGCAGGAGTCGTTCCGGGTCAAGCTGAAGGACCCGGAGAAGTACCAGGTGGTGGCCACCGCCTTCGCGGGACGGGACGGTGTGCAGTCCGTCCAGGACCAGCGCAACATCCTGCAGAACCTCTTCGACCTGATGAACGGCATGAACGTCGCGGCGCTGTTCGTCATGGGCCTGATGCTGATCATTGCTCTGATGCTGATCGTCAACACGGTGCGCGTGTCGGCGTTCAGCCGTCGGCGTGAGACCGGCATCATGCGGCTCGTCGGGGCGTCCAGCTTCTACATCCAGATGCCGTTCATCATGGAGGCCGCCTTCGCGGGGCTGCTGGGCGGCGGTGTCGCGTGTGTCCTGCTGCTCCTCGGCCGGTACTTCCTGATCGACAACGGTCTGGCGCTCGCGAACAAGATGCAGTTGGTCAACTTCATCGGCTGGGAGGCCGTGATCACCAAGCTGCCGCTGGTGCTCGCGATCGGTCTGCTGATGCCCGCCCTTGCGGCTTTCATCGCGTTGCGCAAGTACCTCAAGGTGTGA
- the ftsE gene encoding cell division ATP-binding protein FtsE → MIRFNNVSKSYPKQNRPALREVSLEIEKGEFVFLVGSSGSGKSTFLRLILREERASHGMVHVLGKDLARLSNWKVPHMRRQLGTVFQDFRLLPNKTVAENVAFAQEVIGKPRGEIRKAVPQVLDLVGLGGKEDRMPGELSGGEQQRVAIARAFVNRPMLLIADEPTGNLDPQTSVGIMKLLDRINRTGTTVVMATHDQNIVDQMRKRVIELEQGRLVRDQARGVYGYQH, encoded by the coding sequence GTGATCCGATTCAACAACGTCTCCAAGAGCTACCCCAAGCAGAACCGCCCCGCCCTGCGCGAAGTCTCCCTGGAGATCGAGAAGGGGGAGTTCGTCTTCCTCGTGGGCTCGTCCGGTTCCGGAAAGTCGACCTTTCTGCGGCTGATCCTGCGCGAGGAGCGCGCCAGCCACGGCATGGTGCATGTCCTGGGCAAGGACCTCGCCCGGCTTTCGAACTGGAAGGTGCCGCACATGCGCCGCCAGCTCGGCACCGTCTTCCAGGACTTCCGCCTGCTGCCCAACAAGACCGTCGCGGAGAACGTGGCCTTCGCGCAGGAGGTCATCGGCAAGCCGCGCGGTGAGATCCGCAAGGCGGTCCCGCAGGTCCTCGACCTCGTCGGGCTCGGCGGCAAGGAGGACCGGATGCCCGGTGAGCTCTCCGGTGGTGAGCAGCAGCGCGTCGCGATCGCGCGGGCCTTCGTCAACCGCCCGATGCTGCTGATCGCGGACGAGCCGACCGGCAACCTCGACCCGCAGACCTCCGTCGGCATCATGAAGCTGCTGGACCGGATCAACAGGACCGGCACCACAGTGGTGATGGCGACCCACGACCAGAACATCGTCGACCAGATGCGCAAGCGCGTCATCGAGCTCGAGCAGGGCCGTCTCGTACGAGACCAGGCGCGCGGCGTCTACGGCTACCAGCACTGA
- the prfB gene encoding peptide chain release factor 2, producing MAVVDVSEELKSLSSTMGSIEAVLDLDRMRADIAVLEEQAAAPSLWDDPEAAQKITSKLSHLQAEVRKAEALRGRIDDLEVLFELAEAEDDPDTRAEAESELESVRKALDEMEVRTLLSGEYDEREALVNIRAEAGGVDAADFAEQLQRMYLRWAERHGYGTEVYETSYAEEAGIKSTTFVVKAPYAYGTLSVEQGTHRLVRISPFDNQGRRQTSFAGVEILPVVEQSDHVEIDESDLRVDVYRASGPGGQGVNTTDSAVRITHIPTGIVVSCQNERSQIQNKASAMNVLQAKLLERQRQEERARMDALKGDGGSSWGNQMRSYVLHPYQMVKDLRTEFEVGNPQSVLDGEIDGFLEAGIRWRKQQDK from the coding sequence GTGGCAGTCGTCGATGTATCCGAAGAGCTGAAGTCCCTCTCCTCGACCATGGGGTCGATCGAGGCCGTCCTGGACCTCGACAGGATGAGGGCAGACATCGCCGTGCTCGAGGAGCAGGCGGCGGCGCCGTCCCTCTGGGACGATCCCGAGGCGGCGCAGAAGATCACCAGCAAGCTCTCGCACCTGCAGGCCGAGGTCCGCAAGGCAGAGGCGCTGCGCGGGCGGATCGACGACCTCGAGGTGCTCTTCGAGCTCGCCGAGGCCGAGGACGACCCGGACACCCGCGCCGAGGCCGAGTCCGAGCTGGAGTCGGTCCGCAAGGCGCTGGACGAGATGGAGGTCCGCACGCTCCTCTCCGGCGAGTACGACGAGCGCGAGGCGCTCGTCAACATCCGCGCGGAGGCCGGTGGCGTCGACGCCGCGGACTTCGCCGAGCAGCTCCAGCGCATGTACCTGCGCTGGGCCGAGCGGCACGGCTACGGCACGGAGGTCTACGAGACGTCGTACGCGGAAGAGGCCGGCATCAAGTCGACCACCTTCGTCGTCAAGGCGCCGTACGCCTACGGCACGCTCTCGGTCGAGCAGGGCACGCACCGCCTGGTGCGTATCTCCCCCTTCGACAACCAGGGCCGCCGCCAGACGTCCTTCGCGGGCGTCGAGATCCTCCCGGTCGTCGAGCAGTCCGACCACGTCGAGATCGACGAGTCCGATCTGCGCGTGGACGTCTACCGCGCGTCGGGCCCGGGCGGCCAGGGTGTCAACACGACCGACTCCGCGGTCCGTATCACCCACATCCCGACCGGCATCGTGGTCTCCTGCCAGAACGAGCGCTCCCAGATCCAGAACAAGGCGAGCGCGATGAACGTCCTCCAGGCCAAGCTCCTGGAGCGTCAGCGCCAGGAGGAGCGGGCGAGGATGGACGCCCTCAAGGGCGACGGCGGCAGCTCCTGGGGCAACCAGATGCGTTCGTATGTCCTCCACCCGTACCAGATGGTCAAGGACCTTCGTACGGAGTTCGAGGTCGGCAACCCGCAGTCGGTGCTGGACGGCGAGATCGACGGCTTCCTGGAAGCGGGAATTCGCTGGCGCAAGCAGCAGGACAAGTAA
- a CDS encoding serine/threonine-protein kinase yields the protein MARNIGSRYTAHQILGRGSAGTVWLGEGPEGPVAIKLLREDLASDQELVGRFVQERTALLGLDHPRVVGVRDLVVDGNDLALVMDLVRGTDLRTRLDRERRLAPEAAVAIIADVADGLAAAHAAGVVHRDVKPENILLDMQGPLGPGGAHPALLTDFGVAKLIDTPRRTRATKIIGTPDYLAPEIVEGLPPRAAVDIYALATVLYELLAGFTPFGGGHPGAVLRRHVTETVVPLPGIPDELWQLIVQCLAKAPASRLRASELAARLHHVLPLLAGLPPLDVDEPDAEPSSEPYEEPDHATLPTGPRRAAVPLVRGSATDSNRDTHTSMRVPAPDELEGGARGTARAPRSPGQRRPGSARHKSSDAVRRRRITLGVAGLVLAAAVGVGGWLAAGGDDGSVPPEDNRQSAPSQP from the coding sequence TTGGCACGGAACATCGGCAGCCGGTACACCGCCCACCAGATCCTCGGGAGGGGCAGCGCGGGCACGGTGTGGCTAGGCGAGGGCCCCGAAGGCCCCGTCGCCATCAAGCTGTTGCGCGAGGACCTCGCGTCCGACCAGGAGCTGGTCGGACGCTTCGTCCAGGAGCGCACGGCCCTTCTCGGACTCGACCACCCGCGCGTCGTCGGCGTCCGTGACCTGGTCGTGGACGGAAACGACCTCGCCCTGGTGATGGACCTCGTCCGCGGCACCGACCTGCGCACCCGTCTCGACCGCGAGCGCCGGCTCGCCCCCGAGGCGGCCGTCGCCATCATCGCCGACGTCGCCGACGGCCTCGCCGCGGCCCACGCGGCCGGAGTCGTCCACCGCGACGTCAAGCCGGAGAACATCCTGCTCGACATGCAGGGCCCGCTCGGGCCCGGCGGCGCCCACCCCGCGCTGCTCACCGACTTCGGCGTCGCCAAGCTCATCGACACCCCGCGCCGCACCCGGGCCACCAAGATCATCGGCACGCCGGACTACCTCGCCCCGGAGATCGTCGAGGGCCTCCCGCCGCGCGCGGCCGTCGACATCTACGCCCTCGCGACCGTGCTGTACGAGCTCCTCGCCGGCTTCACCCCCTTCGGAGGCGGCCATCCGGGCGCGGTGCTGCGCCGCCACGTCACCGAGACGGTGGTCCCGCTGCCCGGCATCCCGGACGAGCTGTGGCAGCTGATCGTCCAGTGCCTGGCCAAGGCGCCCGCGTCCCGGCTGCGCGCCTCCGAGCTCGCCGCACGCCTCCACCACGTGCTGCCGCTGCTGGCGGGCCTGCCCCCGCTGGACGTGGACGAGCCCGACGCGGAGCCCTCGTCCGAGCCGTACGAGGAACCGGACCACGCGACCCTCCCCACCGGCCCCCGCAGGGCCGCCGTGCCCCTCGTCCGCGGCTCCGCGACCGACTCCAACCGGGACACCCACACCTCGATGCGCGTTCCGGCCCCCGACGAGCTGGAGGGCGGCGCCCGCGGCACGGCCCGCGCCCCGCGCTCCCCGGGCCAGCGCCGCCCCGGCTCCGCCCGGCACAAGTCCTCGGACGCGGTGCGCAGGCGCCGCATCACACTGGGTGTCGCGGGGCTGGTGCTTGCCGCGGCGGTAGGGGTCGGCGGCTGGCTGGCGGCGGGCGGCGACGACGGTTCCGTACCGCCCGAGGACAACAGGCAGTCGGCTCCCTCGCAGCCGTAG
- a CDS encoding serine/threonine-protein kinase, producing the protein MRPVGSKYLLEEPLGRGATGTVWRARQRETAGAEAAVPGQPGETVAIKVLKEELANDADVVMRFLRERSVLLRLTHPNIVRTRDLVVEGDLLALVMDLVEGPDLHRYLRDNGPFTPVAAALLTAQIADALAASHADGVVHRDLKPANVLLAERGGEMHPMLTDFGIARLADSPGLTRTHEFVGTPAYVAPESAEGRPQTSAVDIYGAGILLYELVTGRPPFAGGTALEVLHRHLSEEPRRPSTVPGPLWTVIERCLRKEPGERPSAENLARGLRTVAAGVGVHSTPAQIEAAEGVGALLAPDPAPATVPGMPGASDPTQVLQGNASHQYDPSAATSVMPQTGMPGAADPTAVLQNRGAADPTAVMPPLPPRPDGPPQPGPEDPHPWQSQLQAARDRNEQTQVQYLDPSQDPLRRRPQRQPAPRPQQPPQRQQQRPQPQRQPQQQPQQQWAPQPPQRQQYAPPPQQQYAPPQPPPQQPAPRPPRQRSANPMRIPGLGCLKGCLFTLVLFFVAGWLIWELTPLQDWIGQGQSYFKAIGDGISSISRFIEDLTASDPGSGTTSGTGSGGGTGQ; encoded by the coding sequence GTGCGGCCGGTAGGCAGCAAGTACCTGCTCGAGGAACCGCTCGGCCGCGGTGCCACGGGCACCGTCTGGCGGGCCCGCCAGCGGGAGACCGCCGGGGCCGAGGCGGCCGTGCCCGGCCAGCCGGGCGAGACCGTCGCGATCAAGGTCCTCAAGGAGGAGCTGGCGAACGACGCGGACGTGGTGATGCGTTTCCTGCGCGAGCGCTCCGTCCTGCTCCGCCTGACCCACCCGAACATCGTCCGCACCCGCGACCTGGTCGTCGAGGGCGACCTGCTCGCCCTGGTCATGGACCTGGTCGAGGGCCCCGACCTGCACCGCTACCTCCGCGACAACGGCCCCTTCACCCCGGTCGCCGCCGCTCTGCTCACCGCCCAGATCGCGGACGCCCTCGCCGCGAGCCACGCCGACGGCGTCGTCCACCGCGACCTCAAGCCCGCCAACGTCCTGCTGGCCGAGCGCGGCGGTGAGATGCACCCGATGCTCACCGACTTCGGCATCGCCCGCCTCGCCGACTCCCCGGGCCTGACCCGTACGCACGAGTTCGTCGGCACGCCGGCCTATGTCGCGCCGGAGTCCGCCGAGGGCCGCCCGCAGACCTCCGCCGTCGACATCTACGGCGCCGGAATCCTGCTGTACGAGCTGGTCACCGGCCGTCCCCCGTTCGCCGGCGGCACCGCCCTCGAGGTGCTGCACCGCCACCTCAGCGAGGAGCCCCGCCGCCCGTCCACCGTGCCGGGGCCGCTGTGGACGGTGATAGAGCGCTGCCTGCGCAAGGAGCCCGGCGAGCGGCCGAGTGCCGAGAACCTCGCCCGCGGTCTGCGTACGGTCGCCGCCGGGGTCGGCGTCCACTCCACGCCCGCCCAGATCGAGGCCGCGGAGGGCGTCGGCGCGCTGCTCGCACCCGACCCGGCGCCCGCCACCGTCCCCGGCATGCCCGGGGCCTCCGACCCCACGCAGGTGCTCCAGGGCAACGCCTCGCACCAGTACGACCCGTCCGCCGCGACCAGCGTGATGCCCCAGACCGGCATGCCCGGTGCGGCCGACCCCACCGCCGTACTGCAGAACAGGGGCGCCGCCGACCCGACCGCGGTCATGCCGCCCCTGCCGCCGCGCCCCGACGGCCCGCCGCAGCCCGGTCCGGAGGACCCGCACCCCTGGCAGTCCCAGCTCCAGGCGGCCCGCGACCGCAACGAGCAGACCCAGGTCCAGTACCTGGACCCGAGCCAGGACCCGCTGCGCCGGCGTCCGCAGCGGCAGCCGGCCCCGAGGCCGCAGCAGCCGCCCCAGCGCCAGCAGCAGCGCCCCCAGCCGCAACGGCAGCCCCAGCAGCAGCCTCAGCAGCAGTGGGCTCCCCAGCCCCCGCAGCGGCAGCAGTATGCTCCGCCGCCGCAGCAGCAGTACGCGCCCCCGCAGCCACCGCCGCAGCAGCCCGCACCGCGCCCGCCCCGGCAGCGCAGCGCGAACCCGATGCGGATCCCGGGCCTCGGCTGCCTCAAGGGCTGCCTCTTCACGCTGGTCCTGTTCTTCGTGGCGGGCTGGCTGATCTGGGAGCTGACCCCGCTCCAGGACTGGATCGGCCAGGGCCAGAGCTATTTCAAGGCGATCGGCGACGGGATCTCGAGCATCAGCAGGTTCATCGAGGACCTCACCGCCTCCGACCCGGGCTCCGGTACGACATCGGGCACCGGCAGCGGTGGCGGCACGGGGCAGTAG